The Dioscorea cayenensis subsp. rotundata cultivar TDr96_F1 chromosome 7, TDr96_F1_v2_PseudoChromosome.rev07_lg8_w22 25.fasta, whole genome shotgun sequence genome includes a region encoding these proteins:
- the LOC120265428 gene encoding putative disease resistance protein RGA3 — MAGVFSNALEMIKELSTPHAIQYLEPIWSGVDEQLQKLQSSLLLIQQLIEDAEARQLTDKAVRCWLVLIKDAVYDAEDILDEAQTRELVIQRKAELSGRPRSKVRELFSLDHNPLLFKLQLGKKLRNVNTRINGLIEEMDKFKLRVVENNSKPLGNRPQTYSYVHESRGILDRDEDKEKLVQMLIRDSFDEKVGVVSIVGMGGLGKTTLAQLVCRDEEVQKHFQLHIWVCVSDDFDVPKLAGKIICTASGKKCDDTNMEVLQQRLRKELGQKRYLLVLDDVWNEDFRKWDALRNMLLDGGEGSIILVTTRNEKCSRVMGAQKHHILSCLSKESSWVLFEQKAFAVGAPKSAKLVEIGKKIVEKCQGLPLAIEVMGCIMHDKSEEGEWQAVLENKIWNLQDAEEYIKPELWLSYVDLPTHLKKCFAFCAIYPKDHEIEEVELIQLWMAHGFIASQKGNDMEVKGREIFRELIRRSLLQRKIFTEFRSRSLLPIKYYSYSNEKGRVCTMHDLIHDLAHFVMENECFTSLNSSAAPEISTRPRHLNLLIDKNYNQANCSTIHTVLYCRRDSNVLSRLKFVRVLDLRSTRIEELPASIEHLHHLRYLDLSHTNIRKLPETICMLVNLQTLKLDGCYEIYKLPKSITYMNNLRHLIFDPLRVKSLPAGLSQLQNLKTLTRYTVGDDAENNIGQLRSLNPFGELVLDNLEWVKNADDAIKADMGNKQLIQTLILSWMKFGLVDDDEYCLMENGEELLEALKPPSGVKKLAVRCYPGKQFPMWMEEMQQFQYLHHIELSECRECKQLPPLEILPILAYLSISGMDGIKHILNNSRGNALQSFPALKELILYGMKNLEGWCLEEGKEANLSLFPCLTRMEIITCPKLTTMPSIPTLRDLYIDQSFCETQISLLSKERRFFKHLESLQSLTIKSCPDELVSLLEDEEETRTMKSSLKNLNIDNCNQLSLTLVFQNLPSLIQLKVRSLEKLVSWPDEIQSLKFLNDLAISSCRYFTGVSSQGDSGPPFLKSLRVSGSDALRELPTCPTSLQYLSIVQCRGMESLGPEMGHLTSLCNLQVSNCPKLVSLPDGMQALTSFKSLRIIGCPALKSFPEGLQQLLPTLKALIIKGCPELERLCKPGGDYYNLLSTISDKQIGEESKPEETIQVPHDINTSAKQALKCITTNRFLLSVILICAIACFIIFLFNQLDSQNDEEFWFIPPT, encoded by the exons ATGGCCGGAGTTTTCTCCAACGCCTTGGAGATGATCAAGGAGTTATCCACGCCTCACGCCATTCAATATCTGGAACCCATTTGGAGTGGAGTTGATGAGCAGCTTCAAAAGCTCCAGTCCTCCTTACTGCTTATCCAGCAGCTTATTGAAGATGCAGAGGCGAGGCAGTTGACGGACAAGGCTGTCAGGTGCTGGCTTGTGCTGATCAAAGATGCAGTCTATGACGCTGAAGACATTCTTGACGAGGCCCAGACGCGTGAACTAGTCATCCAGCGCAAGGCAGAGCTTTCTGGTCGCCCAAGAAGCAAGGTGCGTGAACTCTTTTCTCTTGATCATAACCCACTCTTGTTTAAACTTCAGCTGGGGAAGAAGCTCAGAAATGTCAATACGAGAATAAATGGGCTCATTGAGGAGATGGACAAGTTCAAACTCAGGGTTGTTGAAAACAACAGCAAACCTTTGGGAAACAGGCCTCAAACCTACTCATATGTGCATGAATCACGAGGTATTCTTGATAGAGATGAAGataaagagaagttagtgcagaTGCTAATCCGTGATAGTTTTGATGAGAAAGTGGGTGTGGTTTCCATAGTCGGCATGGGTGGTCTGGGTAAGACAACCCTTGCTCAGTTGGTCTGCAGAGATGAAGAAGTCCAGAAGCATTTCCAACTGCATATATGGGTATGCGTTTCTGATGATTTTGATGTGCCGAAGCTTGCTGGAAAGATCATATGTACAGCTTCTGGGAAAAAGTGTGATGATACAAACATGGAAGTGCTTCAACAGAGGCTGAGAAAAGAATTGGGGCAGAAGAGATATTTGCTGGTATTAGATGATGTATGGAATGAAGATTTCCGAAAGTGGGATGCTCTTAGAAACATGTTGCTCGATGGAGGAGAAGGAAGCATAATCCTTGTGACCACACGCAATGAAAAATGCTCCCGAGTGATGGGTGCACAGAAACATCATATTCTCAGCTGTTTATCAAAAGAAAGCTCTTGGGTTTTATTTGAACAGAAAGCATTTGCTGTAGGTGCACCGAAATCAGCGAAATTGGTGGAGATTGGTAAAAAGATTGTTGAGAAATGTCAAGGATTACCACTTGCTATAGAAGTAATGGGGTGTATCATGCATGACAAGAGCGAAGAAGGTGAATGGCAGGCCGTGTTGGAAAACAAAATATGGAATTTACAAGATGCAGAAGAATACATCAAGCCAGAGCTGTGGCTAAGCTATGTTGATTTGCctactcatttaaaaaaatgttttgcctTTTGTGCCATATACCCAAAGGATCATGAAATTGAGGAAGTGGAGCTGATTCAGTTATGGATGGCTCATGGGTTTATTGCATCTCAAAAGGGAAACGATATGGAAGTTAAAGGGCGAGAGATTTTCAGGGAGTTGATAAGGCGATCTcttttacaaagaaagattttcacGGAGTTTAGAAGCCGATCTCTTTTACCAATAAAGTATTATTCTTATTCAAATGAAAAGGGTAGAGTGTGTACGATGCATGATCTCATCCATGATCTGGCGCACTTTGTTATGGAGAATGAATGCTTCACATCGTTGAACAGCAGTGCAGCCCCCGAAATCTCAACAAGGCCACGTCATTTGAATTTATtgattgataaaaattataatcaggCTAATTGCTCCACCATCCATACCGTGTTATATTGTCGCCGTGACTCAAATGTGCTGTCAAGGCTGAAGTTTGTCAGAGTGCTCGACTTGAGAAGTACACGCATTGAAGAGTTGCCTGCATCAATAGAGCATTTGCACCATCTAAGATACCTCGATCTTTCTCATACTAATATAAGGAAACTACCGGAAACCATTTGTATGTTGGTTAATCTGCAGACATTGAAACTCGATGGTTGTTATGAAATTTACAAGCTTCCCAAGAgcataacatacatgaacaatCTTAGACACCTTATTTTTGATCCTCTACGTGTCAAGTCATTACCTGCTGGTTTGAGTCAATTACAGAACTTGAAAACATTAACACGATATACTGTGGGAGATGATGCAGAGAACAACATAGGACAATTAAGGTCATTGAATCCCTTTGGTGAACTTGTTTTGGATAACCTCGAGTGGGTGAAGAATGCTGATGATGCTATAAAAGCTGATATGGGTAACAAACAACTTATTCAGACATTAATATTAAGTTGGATGAAATTTGGTTTGgtagatgatgatgaatattgTTTGATGGAAAATGGGGAGGAGTTGTTGGAAGCCTTGAAACCTCCCAGTGGAGTAAAAAAGCTTGCAGTTAGATGTTATCCAGGCAAACAATTTCCAATGTGGATGGAAGAAATGCAACAATTCCAATATCTACATCATATCGAACTATCTGAATGCAGAGAATGCAAGCAACTCCCTCCACTTGAGATATTACCCATTCTTGCGTATCTGAGTATCAGTGGCATGGATGGCATCAAACATATTCTTAACAACAGCAGAGGCAATGCGCTGCAATCATTCCCTGCATTGAAGGAGTTGATTTTATATGGAATGAAGAACCTAGAGGGGTGGTGTCTGGAGGAGGGTAAAGAAGCAAATCTGTCCTTGTTTCCGTGCCTCACTCGAATGGAGATTATAACATGCCCCAAGTTGACAACCATGCCATCCATTCCAACTCTCCGAGACTTATATATAGATCAATCATTCTGTGAGACACAAATCTCTCTCTTGTCCAAAGAAAGAAGGTTCTTCAAGCATTTGGAATCTCTTCAGAGTTTGACTATAAAGTCTTGTCCTGACGAGTTGGTTTCGTTactggaagatgaagaggagacAAGAACCATGAAGTCATCACTTAAGAACTTAAATATTGACAATTGCAATCAGCTATCATTGACATTGGTTTTCCAGAACCTTCCATCTCTAATACAACTGAAGGTGCGGTCGCTTGAAAAGCTGGTGTCCTGGCCTGACGAGATACAAAGTTTGAAGTTCCTCAATGATCTGGCAATTAGTTCTTGTAGGTATTTTACTGGTGTATCATCGCAGGGTGACTCTGGTCCACCGTTTCTGAAGAGCCTTCGTGTTTCTGGCAGTGATGCCCTGAGAGAATTACCCACTTGTCCCACATCACTCCAGTATTTGAGTATTGTCCAGTGTCGAGGCATGGAGTCTTTGGGGCCAGAAATGGGACACCTTACTTCACTATGCAATTTACAAGTATCTAATTGTCCCAAGCTGGTGTCTCTACCTGATGGGATGCAAGCCCTCACTTCCTTTAAGTCTCTACGTATTATAGGTTGTCCGGCGCTGAAGTCATTCCCAGAAGGCCTGCAACAACTTCTTCCTACTCTAAAAGCACTAATAATCAAAGGATGCCCGGAGCTAGAGAGGTTATGCAAGCCTGGAGGAGACTATTACAACCTTCTCTCTACCATCTCAGATAAACAAATAGGAGAAGAATCAAAGCCAGAAGAGACAATTCAAGTTCCTCATGATATTAATACTAGTGCCAAACAAGCTTTGAAGTGCATCACCACAAATCGGTTCCTTCTATCAGTGATTTTGATTTGTGCTATTGCATGTTTCATAATTTTCCTTTTCAACCAACTTGATAGCCAG aaTGACGAAGAGTTTTGGTTTATTCCGCCAACATGA